The following are encoded together in the Salvia hispanica cultivar TCC Black 2014 chromosome 6, UniMelb_Shisp_WGS_1.0, whole genome shotgun sequence genome:
- the LOC125191814 gene encoding putative clathrin assembly protein At5g35200: MAAGTNGQQSFRNAIKSIIHESTSVHSQYKNIKVTIVKATNHLELLPKEKHVKTILAAVSGPRPRADVGYCIHALKMRLTQAESWVVAQKTLIVVHRALREVDQSFLEELSFHTQHRGRMFNMLHFKDNSSPSARDCSSWIRTYSIYIEEYLKCFRVLKYDFYSDHTRIKNLDTPALLEHLPALQQLLLRLLSCKPFGAATYNYMIQYSLSMVAAESVRLYVAITDGVLILVDKFFEMQRGDAVPALAIYRRAMEQAQRLTDFFEMCRSLEFGQDQKYIKIEQPPASFLTAMEEYIRDAPQPIMLPWSSNDDGCVMPKLIAIPDPKKANCEEGSESSDECEEEAAKPEKVAPPPPLIPDLLSWDEPSEKGNESMATPEESSNATVGSQASTGWELAIATPQTIGSTPSTLCKGGMLDRSVLDSLYETSVTKQAASANGASFHTPKAWNPFEADDYVHDPNIFYSGYNYNHNMLYYPSLALQPAGFIQQHNGYGQAIVPHQQQVLVEQNYQQRYMQIAGNGIHQQQPIAMAEHNYLQRHVPVQQHGFANPYMEQGSRNRSSSFSLL, from the exons ATGGCTGCCGGGACCAATGGCCAGCAAAGTTTTAGGAACGCGATTAAATCTATTATACATGAATCGACATCAGTCCATAGTCAATATAAG AACATAAAAGTCACCATTGTTAAAGCCACAAACCACCTCGAATTGTTGCCCAAAGAGAAGCATGTAAAAA CTATTTTAGCTGCCGTTTCTGGTCCAAGACCGCGAGCTGATGTTGGTTACTGTATTCATGCACTTAAAATGCGTCTTACACAGGCCGAGTCTTGGGTG GTTGCGCAGAAAACTTTGATTGTTGTACACCGCGCACTGAGGGAGGTCGATCAGTCATTTCTCGAGGAACTAAGTTTCCATACACAACACAGAGGCCGCATGTTTAATATGTTACATTTCAAGGATAACTCATCACCCTCTG CACGTGACTGTTCCTCTTGGATCCGTacatattcaatatatattgagGAGTATCTGAAATGCTTCCGTGTCCTAAAATACGACTTCTATAGTGATCACACG AGAATAAAGAATCTTGACACTCCTGCCTTGCTCGAGCACTTACCTGCTCTACAACAGCTTCTTCTTCGCCTTCTCAGTTGCAAG CCATTTGGAGCGGCTACATACAATTACATGATTCAATATTCTCTTTCAATG GTTGCAGCAGAGAGTGTGAGGCTCTATGTGGCTATAACAGATGGTGTACTCATTTTAGTTGACAAG TTTTTTGAGATGCAACGTGGAGATGCTGTGCCAGCGCTCGCTATCTACCGGAGGGCAATGGAACAA GCGCAGAGATTGACAGACTTCTTTGAGATGTGCCGAAGCCTTGAATTTGGCCAAGATCAGAAGTATATCAAAATAGAACAG CCGCCTGCATCGTTTCTCACGGCTATGGAAGAGTACATACGGGATGCTCCACAACCAATAATGCTTCCTTGGTCATCG AACGACGATGGATGTGTTATGCCAAAACTGATAGCTATTCCTGATCCTAAGAAAGCCAATTGCGAAGAAGGATCAGAGTCATCTGATGAATGCGAGGAGGAGGCTGCCAAACCCGAGAAGGTGGCTCCACCACCTCCTCTGATACCTGATCTTCTG AGCTGGGACGAGCCAAGTGAAAAAGGAAACGAATCAATGGCTACGCCAG AAGAGTCGTCCAACGCCACAGTAGGCTCGCAAGCCTCAACTGGCTGGGAGCTTGCAATAGCTACACCACAAACTATAGGTTCAACTCCATCCACACTCTGCAAG GGAGGCATGCTGGACAGATCGGTCCTGGACAGTTTATACGAAACATCAGTAACAAAACAAGCAGCAAGTGCAAATGGAGCATCTTTCCATACACCTAAAGCTTGGAATCCTTTTGAAGCTGATGATTACGTTCATGATCCGAACATTTTCTACAGTggttataattataatcacaACATGTTGTACTATCCAAGCCTCGCATTGCAGCCGGCAGGATTCATTCAGCAACACAACGGTTACGGGCAGGCCATCGTTCCTCATCAGCAGCAAGTACTCGTGGAGCAAAACTACCAGCAGCGGTATATGCAGATTGCCGGGAATGGGATCCATCAACAGCAGCCAATAGCAATGGCAGAGCACAACTACTTGCAACGACATGTCCCCGTGCAGCAACACGGATTTGCGAACCCGTATATGGAGCAAGGCTCGCGGAACCGGTCTTCCAGCTTCAGTTTACTCTGA
- the LOC125195065 gene encoding serglycin-like, whose amino-acid sequence MAKLKPCALLALLLVSTLATVSQSRLARKDLGLDLGGGIGLGFGTGSGSGAGGSASSSSSSSSSSGGAGSEAGSSAGSGSGGGSIRAGSGDNRG is encoded by the coding sequence ATGGCAAAGTTGAAGCCGTGTGCTCTTCTGGCTTTGCTCCTCGTATCAACACTTGCAACCGTCTCCCAAAGCCGACTCGCCAGGAAAGACCTCGGCTTGGACTTGGGCGGCGGCATAGGTCTCGGGTTCGGCACTGGTAGTGGCTCCGGGGCAGGTGGAAGCGCAAGCTCGAGTTCATCTAGCTCGAGCTCAAGTGGAGGTGCGGGCTCGGAAGCCGGTTCCTCGGCTGGGTCGGGTTCGGGTGGTGGGTCAATTAGGGCCGGATCGGGTGACAACCGTGGATGA
- the LOC125196475 gene encoding cytochrome c oxidase subunit 6b-2, with amino-acid sequence MDEIELKTAPADFRFPTTNQTRHCFTRYIEFHRCVAAKGEEAGDCDKFAKYYRSLCPGEWVEKWNEQRDNGTFPGPL; translated from the exons ATGGATGAG ATTGAACTCAAAACAGCCCCTGCTGATTTTCGGTTCCCGACGACCAACCAAACGCGGCATTGTTTTACTCGCTACATTGAGTTCCACAG GTGCGTGGCTGCGAAGGGCGAAGAAGCTGGTGACTGTGATAAATTTGCCAAATACTATCGCTCCCTTTGCCCTGGTGAATGG GTCGAGAAGTGGAACGAGCAGAGGGATAACGGGACATTCCCTGGGCCTCTATAA
- the LOC125191831 gene encoding WAT1-related protein At4g30420-like, protein MGFENYKPIIVMVLCQCAYAGLILSGRVALLEDFSSRVFVVYRQIVAFLLIAPFAYFSRRGTTGCGMNWKSFWSIFLLSLIGVTINQNMYFEGLYLASSTAASALVNLVPAITFVIAYCLGMEKVDLGNVRSWAKIMGTVFCVSGAVVMATVKGPKLLGMELLPNKLFFGEQDTWFIGCLFLLASACSWSLWLILQVHVTSYYPDHLSLTTWMCLIAAVQSAILTLIIEPGLNTWKLTSHVQLVSCFVAGVASVVTIFGQAWCIQRRGALFCAMFNPLCTLIVAIFACIFTHDDLYTGSLTGGLAVIIGLYTVLWGKAKDHEEIKIKRGDAQQQNTTNAENVSAIVDLEHPLLSENCGDHGI, encoded by the exons atggGGTTCGAAAATTATAAGCCTATAATAGTTATGGTATTGTGTCAATGTGCATATGCAGGACTCATTCTAAGTGGGAGAGTAGCTCTTTTGGAGGACTTTAGCTCAAGAGTTTTTGTTGTTTACAGACAAATTGTTGCTTTCTTGCTCATTGCTCCTTTTGCTTATTTCTCAAG GAGAGGAACAACAGGATGTGGTATGAATTGGAAGAGCTTCTGGTCGATATTTTTGCTGTCTTTGATTGg TGTGACAATCAACCAGAATATGTATTTTGAGGGATTGTACTTGGCCTCATCCACAGCAGCTAGTGCCTTGGTCAATTTGGTGCCTGCCATAACCTTTGTTATTGCCTATTGCCTGGG gATGGAAAAAGTTGATCTTGGAAATGTGAGAAGTTGGGCTAAGATTATGGGAACAGTTTTTTGTGTAAGTGGTGCTGTTGTAATGGCAACAGTAAAAGGTCCAAAATTACTAGGAATGGAATTGTTgccaaataaattattttttggagaACAAGACACCTGGTTCATAGGCTGCTTATTTCTACTTGCTAGCGCATGTTCCTGGTCTCTTTGGCTTATTTTGCAG GTGCATGTAACATCTTACTACCCAGATCATCTGTCATTAACAACATGGATGTGCTTAATCGCAGCCGTCCAATCCGCCATATTGACACTCATCATCGAGCCTGGTTTGAATACATGGAAACTCACCTCCCATGTTCAACTTGTTAGCTGCTTCGTTGCA GGTGTGGCGTCGGTGGTGACAATCTTTGGTCAAGCATGGTGCATACAGAGAAGAGGGGCTCTGTTTTGCGCCATGTTCAATCCTCTGTGTACACTCATAGTCGCAATCTTCGCCTGCATATTCACGCACGATGACTTGTACACCGGAAG CCTCACTGGTGGATTGGCGGTCATAATTGGATTGTATACGGTGCTTTGGGGAAAAGCAAAAGACcatgaagaaatcaaaatcaagagaGGAGATGCACAACAGCAGAATACTACTAATGCTGAAAATGTGAGCGCAATAGTTGACTTGGAACACCCTCTTTTGTCTGAAAATTGTGGAGATCATGGAATTTGA